From the genome of Periplaneta americana isolate PAMFEO1 chromosome 17, P.americana_PAMFEO1_priV1, whole genome shotgun sequence:
tgtagtgagatatattaactcttaaaatttaatgtaaggtactctcatcatccttgaatatgtgcattgaagtgaagagttacgtacattttgagcgactgtaaAGTAACCTcctcaaacaatttttatattgggaaaatgtacgttcaatatcacacgatgtaataggtgcatatttgaagaacgggaagtcactagttattagtacaccaacttcagacgtcttgtcgtgatctgataatacatcatttataatacgaagttgtgaataggcagaatttttagcaataacatttctcaacttacatttcactttttctgaaattagtgaattgttattttggataacggtttgtgatactttatacactatattaagggcgtctgagagttgtagtttagacgattcgaacagggtgatgcttttggacacgattttaaaattagaatcaatgaacagaatatcatcCAACAgatgttcagaaggcaatgattttacagctgcaacagcggaactgtctgtgctgtttattattttcacactaacattagttatccaattttcattatttactttcatgttgttttatgatatagatattaatgtaataactatgtaagcaaatgtatttaattagtattagagtctggctgggcggaaaagaaggcctactggccttagctctgccagattaaataaataaattaattaaattaaaaaaattactatccaatgcatcaattacctccattattttgccgtaatgttctgcacaataattaacagcatccaaccacgttttccaacgggtcaagactggctgcgggggtaagggtattccaggggcaattgtttggaacagcaacgctctcattgtagcatgtttgattgaattcttgtctgaactgaacaaatgttaagctttgactattccaaccacagtaatgcaaaaacaagtgcttacttaggtatacattagctgtagcagctctatctatttggaccggtcacaactcttaacatgaactgcttataatACGAGACGGGGctgtcgctcacctcctctatactaccgtacatcggcaacctgattgcatgctgcgtgtggcaattcaacgaagtctaataattacatatttgCACATCAAGACCACTCTTAACATATGCAGAAGTGTAAGTCGTAGTGGATATATTATCAAATCTCTTTTTCGCAAATAAAAGCCATTGTTTCTGCACAATCAGCATCTCCGTATTCCCCTTTCACGTTGCTAATCCCACAGTTCTCTGCTCTTCCACGAGAAGGCTCTTGACTCCATTTGGTGTAGCCAGTGTCATTCAGCGATTGACCTGCAAGCAATGAAAGGAGATTTCAATATGAAGCTTAACTATATTAAATAATACAGAGAATTGAAAACCTTGGTGCAAGAACCGGTCAAgtccagaaatgaaaattttaataataataatccatggtgctgcagcccgtgaagggcctaggccgacagccggctgctggcctcactcccacatgccgaagtagaggtggacgatcatccaaccagaatggaggtatcgtgtggttagcacgatgatccccctagccgttatagctggcaatcacaaccggatttcgctacctatcgtagctccccaagtgcatcacgatgctgggtgggcaccggtcccatacactggccgaaatttcatgagaaaagaatgaaaattttacaggaggtaaaaataaaactttccacaAAAAATTAATGTGCATTAACTTGAAATCGATTTTTACACGATAATTTAGGAAATTAATGGGTTTTTATATAGGTAGCAATATTCTTGTTAATTCTAttttattcatagatttttttaaatggtggaccTGAATGTTTCTTCTCCCGAAAATACAACAGATTTTTTGTCATGTTTGAACTTCATTTATGTTTTGTTTGAAAACAAATCTACGAAATTTACTTTAGTCCCAGGTGAGTTTCTGTAGAGGGGTTAATTAAcgcttataaattgtatataaattacgtatattatgtattttaaaacattcattattttactatattttaaactttaaagtgttcagtaCAGCCAATAAGAGTAAGCTTATAatattttaacttggttatttacgacgccgcatcaattactgggttatttagcgtcgatgaaaatggtgatagcgggatgatatttggcgagatgagaccgaggattcaccacagattaacttacattcgccttatggttgaggaaaacgaAATAGTAAAGTAATTCGAAATATATCCCTTCAAATTGGCTAAGTAccagtttttttaatttaattttattccatttaagggaggtacagtaatggcaaaaaaattggaccgacccttatagctgatacaaaagaatcctgtgctgtgtattgtgtcaaactgtggtaatttcaatatggttagtgaagccagaggtatgtactgctatttaatgtaaaaatacacagttatctttgccgagtagaggtagaaatgtaatattgatgccagatgaaaataaaactctcaaaggttTTTCGTCTGCAAGTTTgaagcactgaaggaaacaaaagacgctaagatcgaacaaatgcaataaatttcattgttacaattaattatacaagattgatgtgttttgtgactagcaaaatttgaatctgtgattctgaaatgagctacaagggtcgttccgttgttttttttttgtcactacggtacatccatatgagaatatcatacttaATGCTCTGTCATAGCTCAACcataagtgactcattcgtgctcCAAAATATAGTGTCAAAGGTATTTAAAGATGCATTTGGCACAGTGTTTTAATCTCATAAAGTTGCTCATGGCGCTAAACCAATTTAGAAAGATAGGTCTTCAATTATATTCCTGTTTTACCCATTATTTTTCTATGCTGTATTGCGTAATACTCACTTTGATAATTAAATACGATTACTAAGTTTTTATGAAAGTTTAGCTAGGCCTTTATTATTCTGTCAGAATAGCATACgtactagccaccggcgtggctcagtcggttgaggcgcttgcctgccgttctgaagttgtgctcggacgtcggttcgatctccgcttgggctgataacctggttgggttttttccgaggttttccccaaccgaggTTTGGGaaaatgtatggcgaatcctcggaatcatctcgccaaataccgtctcatcgacgctaaataacctcgtagttgatacagcgtcgttaaataacaaactaaaaaaaaccaTACGTACTGAAGACAGTGATGAACTTTCCCTCTTCGAACTGGTCGTGGATTCCAACGAAGACCCAATGGTCTCTCCAGTCGCTGAAGTTCTTAGGATGACGAAGCCAAACACGCTGAATAGCCTTCGCTTCTTTGTCTGAATTGATGATTAGCAGGTGCGCGTTTTCTGTCTTGCACGTGTCCATCGCCTGGACCCACTTCTTGGCTGCCCTGTGCAACTTGTAGTAACCAAATTCAGGCACGAACTCGTAGTCTGGTCCTGGGCTTACGGTAACCGTCGTTGCCGGAGGCGCTGGAAATATcagttaatattttgtatatgtttattatatttaaaaaaatacaggaCAGGTTGTTGCCCACAGCTTGGTATGATATTAGATAATCAGATTTACAATAATTTAGATGTaagacttgaggctttcccggcgtttgatgtagaataacccttctcgggttctcagccaggtgagttggagatttgcttccaagcttttgatggctagctctgccatcttcaggaatgaagtgatgtgggaccatgtctagccggtatatatacaatagtagggcttcccgctgcgggccaatcaggagctagttcctagtccagtccgccaggcgcattctgattggtggaagcggtggccaatcaggagctaaaGTCgggacgctgttatttccggcgtgactccgcctctttgcttacgtcttaggaagtgaaggctctataaagtctaggtacgtaGTATCCTTCCAAggttacatctctcccccctcttcgcaattgagccatcatatagccaaatggctggtctcgaaattgagacaaatcaacaaggctcatgacctcctacataatagccaaattggctaatCTCTTATATgggacaactcatcctgcctaaggtattccgtggttttcctcaggcgtaagacaaatgtcgggatgagccctataagaaataggccacggacctatatccccttccccatatatattccacctttattataaatgatgtatgccctagttcagataatattaatagtctattaaatatacgaggtcactcaataagtcgcaaattgaaaggacagggacctctcaaattgcagattagatttcacggcgcttcttccgacggccttcacctgctttgtcatcgaacaacagatgacggcgtcttgccatcctaacggcaaacaccagccaactcctcctcgccccgttccgtgatcaattgatcaatctcagcccccctcgcgtatgtggaacctaagaggttacgtccaatttcggcttccccttcaaaattttctagagctccttcagaggagcagcgtaacccggagtgagactagtggccaacaggcttggagctcacatatttagttttgtacagcccccaaccccttgcaaggacgcgttttgcgtaccttttaaattttcctcccaattctccttcgatttttcgatccttccaagaccaggtagccgctacgcttccaccactcccccatgaagtcactccggcagggatagataggtcagttagcgacctgacggagtgcataaagaaggcaatggttgctgcaataccgaaacggtcttcacaaccgggacggatgcagctcccagcctatattagagacctaaagatcgcccgcaataaagcaagaacattgtggaagcgtactaggttagatcaacatagaatagaaatgaaccgcttgctcaggcggatcagtgaggaggtccacgaaacggtcgtccatgcttggaaatccaaggttgagacgatggacagcagaaacatgtcagatgtctggcatgtatctcgagctctgtccaatccgtctcaatctattcactcattagtagtcggtccagatgtcacggcctttactcatgaggagaaggctaccgcactggcagacgttctagagatccacttttcaacccgtgaaacaaaatttaaacttgccccatgtcagagctgttgaggaatcggttcgagacctccttagcagggagccggaaaatggaatacgacctacgaacacccacgaggtcgtccatttcattcgtcgcctcggccctcataaggccgacggtatccaaggaattatattgcagcatctcccaaggtcagctatgaagcgcatagcagagataattaataacatcttggcttccggtcactatcccattccctggaaagaggctcacgtagttctctttccaaagcccggaaaggataagacgaatccaagcaactataggcctattagtctcctcagttgtctcagcaaactggcggagcgggtcatacatagacgcctcactgaagtagtgttgccccaaatcaggaacgagcagttcggtttccaccctggtcgttccactacactccaggcactccgcatgacggaggacattacctgggctatgagcacgaagcgtgtagtagctgcagcttacctggacatcgagcgagcattcgacaaggtttggcatgagggactcctcgttaagttactgggcatgggagtcccagatggaatgatacgtctcatttctaactacctccgaggccgtacattcaaaacccgtgtaggcactagtttctccacccccccccccgtgaaattcacgcaggagtcccacagggttccactatcgggcccatacttttcaatacattcattaatgacctcccgtttcgctatatccaaggcagaagtagtcatctgtatatctatgcagacgacactgccctcttggcgatgggcaaaacctatagattagcgtcccgtagattgcagtcgatcttagatcacctccagccgtggttccacgactggagaatcaaggtcaatgtagagaaatgtcaggccatactcttttcactaagagcgaggctcgaagacataccaccaccacccacacttttcggacgagaaatgccgtggatgaaccaaattaaatatttagggatcattatggactctcatctcaacttccgagatcacatccaatcccttcttcgtaaggccaacgggctgatagacactatcccattctggtggccttaactcctgacaacctgagggtaggacttatcatgtataaggccctcaatcgctctgtcattacctatgccgcacccgcatgggggtttgcggcagtgtcccatctccgtaaactccaagttgtccaaaaccaggtgattcgactcattacccatctcccccgagtcgcctcgagaagaaagttccatgatgaaatacagttgccaaccatagacgagttcattgctcgactggctaggaacctgtatgcggaaggtcgtgctaaccccaacccgctcatatctggcctcggtcagtatgatcctaggttacggcgtagacaccagacaggtccattagctatactattgagacaggaggacagggaggctggcgttactcccaggttttggtagccacgactcaactctatgagactccttggataatgcaaccgctttaaaattaccttgtcttaactgggctaaacaaaatccctccctaacaatatctacttttgttgatcaaTGGaagtatcatagagccaattggctagtatatatctatcgattcatagagtcattcaacctaagagccaactggctagtctctgatattgagacaactcatcctgcctaaggtttttccgtggttttcctaaggcgctaagacaaatgtcgggatgagccctaaaagaaatgggccacggacctgcactcatatccccattaatctccctaattactttgaattaattaactaattacatctctccctcCTCTTCGTAATTGaaccatcatatagccaaatggcttgtctcaaaattgagacgattcaacaaggctcatgacaacaatcacctcctacataatagccaaattggctagtctcttatacatgagacaactcatctcgcctaaggtattccgtggttttcctcaggcgtaagacaaatgtcgggatgagccctataagaaatgggccacggacctatatgcccttccccatatatatttcacccttattataaacgatgtatgccctagttcagataatataaatagtctattaaacatacgaggtcactcaataagtcgcaaattgaaaggacagggacctctcaaattgcagattagatttcacggcgcttcttccgacggccttcacatgctttgtcatcgaacaacagatgacggcgtcttgccatcctaacggcaaacaccagccaactcctcctcgccccgttccgtgatcacttgatcaatctcagcccccctcgcgtgtgtggtacctaagaggttacgtccaatttcggcttccccttcaaaattttctagagctccttcagaggagcagcgtaacccggagtgagactagtggccaacaggcttggagctcacatgttTAGTTttttacagcccccaaccccttgcaaggacgcgttttgcgtaccttttaaattttcctcccaattctccttcgatttttcgatttttttcgatccttcgccatttttgttctttcgttcccgtgctaccatacgaggaatctatttgccacaccgttaaacattatcatgtcgtagctcctatgataataaatcaaacgcactgtaattcagcaaataatggagcggcaaataacgtcttcgtgtgctttctgcgaacgccaacgaaagaacgaaaatggcgggcgattatattaagtatttatcgagccttaagaaatgaataaagtcttcataagcgaatcacaagacgcacacgtttaaatgtagccgacctgcaacgcgattgactgccggaaattagagcgacgggactatagttactggtcccgactgtctgccgtgtgctggtggtcgaagcgtattgatggcatatttccatgctgtactcagctgtagacccccgtctctgttgaaattattgccatctagctggatttcgatgacttccttgataaccaagtaTCAGTAACCAGCTTGGCCTGCAGCGGGAAGTCCTACTATtgtatatataccggctagacttggtcccacatcacttcattccctgaagaagatggcagagctagccatggaaagcttggaagcaaatctccaactcatctggcagagaacccgagaagagtgaTTCTAATAATGTAGATGATTCGTGTCTTCACGAATGGGTGCAGTTTTTTCATAAATAGTACTTTTGAGTAGTAGCAGAATAAATTGGTGTACAAATTTGTATACTGTATTCTTGAAGAGACAGGGGGGatacatataaatttgtttttgtgAAACTTAGGATAAGATAATGTGGGTGTATAGACTGTTCtcagaggaagaggaaaagtTGCTGTACATAATGAGTGTGTTCCTGAGGAAAATAATAttctactttcatttttatttcttagaGAAATTAGAGAAGTAG
Proteins encoded in this window:
- the LOC138693192 gene encoding hemolymph lipopolysaccharide-binding protein-like codes for the protein MVQVTGIFITFCFLLLDVRLLKTEGTDVSEFSCKSSKSRNIKLSVTSRRNRTGHWTSQAHLEHRRFYGGVEYKETEPVELDIDQTVTKCDDDEILVIVATVTSPPATTVTVSPGPDYEFVPEFGYYKLHRAAKKWVQAMDTCKTENAHLLIINSDKEAKAIQRVWLRHPKNFSDWRDHWVFVGIHDQFEEGKFITVFSQSLNDTGYTKWSQEPSRGRAENCGISNVKGEYGDADCAETMAFICEKEI